The segment CGCGGCCTCGGCCACCATGCCGGCCGCGTTCAGGATCAGCGCCTCGTCGGCGCCGCGCAGCCGCGCCTCGCGCTTGGCCATGACGCTGTTCAGGTAGTTCAAGCTCTTCACGCGCGGGTCGAGCACGTCGGCAGGGGGCCGGCGCAAGCTCACGGTGACCATGTCGACGCCCGCGCGCAGCTTCTCTTCGGGATAGAGCTCGATCTCGCAGGCGATGCACACGATCCGCGGCTGGAGACAGCGCGTCGGATCCACGCCCAGCGCGCCGTCGCCGCGAGTCACGAGCAGGCGCACGTAGCCCTCGGGCCGGCCGAAAGCGCGCGCGGTGGCCAGCACGATCTCGCGCACCGCCGCTTGGCCACCCGGGATCTCGAGCCCGATCGCGCGCGCCGAGTGACCCAGCCGCTCCAGGTGCGAGTCGAGCCGGAACACGCGCCCGCCGTACAGGCGGATGCCCTCGAACACGCCGTCGCCGTAGAGCAGCCCGTGATCGGTCACCGGGATGCGCGCGTCCGCTCCGTCGACGATCCGACCCTCGATCCAGACCTTCAT is part of the Myxococcota bacterium genome and harbors:
- the ilvE gene encoding branched-chain-amino-acid transaminase, which produces MKVWIEGRIVDGADARIPVTDHGLLYGDGVFEGIRLYGGRVFRLDSHLERLGHSARAIGLEIPGGQAAVREIVLATARAFGRPEGYVRLLVTRGDGALGVDPTRCLQPRIVCIACEIELYPEEKLRAGVDMVTVSLRRPPADVLDPRVKSLNYLNSVMAKREARLRGADEALILNAAGMVAEAAVANVFAFRRGALLTPPATDGALEGVTRMSVLELAAGLGIPAREQTLSRMDLISADEVFLTGTGARVVGVRTLDGARIGVRAPGPVTEKLAAEFGALARRDGPLFMTAG